GCTGTGGCGTTGGTGCAAGTAGAGATCACCAGGGCTCAGATTGCATTCAGACAAATCTTCACAACACATCACTTACTTCAATTGAAGTTTTAGAAAAAACATATCCTCTACAGGTTACCCATTGCTCAATTCGTGATTCTTCAGGTGCAACAGGTAAAAAATCTGGCGGAAACGGAATCACCCGCGGTTATAAATTTTTAAAACCCACAACTCTCATGCTTCTTTCAGATCGCAGACATTATAAACCCCATAGTCTTTTTGGCGGTGTATCAGGCTTACCTGGTGAAAATGTTGTAATTAAAAGTGGTGAGAAGAAAAAAATTCATAATGAGAAAAAAGTTATCGAAATGAACCCAGGCGACACGCTGATAATAAATACCCCAGGCGGCGGAGCTTGGGGCAAAGAAGAAATTCAAGTTGAGAATTAGTTATTTTACGAGGCATTTAACAATACCTGAGCAACTGACCTTTTGCCTAAATACACGTTTGAATTTATCAGTTCGCGATTCCGGCAATCGATAGGGTTGTTCTAAACACGCGGTGAGTTGTTTTTCACCACGCAAGAGTTTTGTTATGTCTCCAGCAACACGCAAATAAAAATCTGAAGAAATATTTTTTCCATCAGCATCAAGTGTTAGAAACTTCTGGCTCACTGGACTCATCGATGCATTTTCTGCAGCTTTAGCAATAGCTGTTGATTCATCGTATTCATCAAACATCGCAATAAATGCTGAGACTCCTAATTTTTTAGTCCAATAAGCTTGTGCCCAAAATAAATCACCCGCTGCACGAGGAATCATATTAAATTTTCCACCATTCCAATTTGACCATGCAAACCCCGGAAATATAACTCTCTGATAAAGAACATTATATTGATCACAAAGTTTTTTATCATCAATATGCATTTTTACATGATTATTTAATAACTCGAGAGCAGATGCATAAACACCCACTGACCAAGGTTGCACCATATCGAATTTTAAGTATGTCGAAAGCCAATTTGCTTTTGAATTATTAATTCCCTGACGCCACCAATAAGGAACTCCGCCAATTACCATAAAACCTTTTTCATGAAACCAACGAATGAGTTCCAACGCTTGCTCTTGAGTACCTGGGCGATCAGTATAACCAAAACCCCAAAGTGCAATGACCGGCCGACCTTTGTGTTTTGCGTATTGTGGAGAATCTAAAACTTTTGTCTCAAGTTCTAACCAATCTTTTTTAATATCAGAAACTAAAGTAGCTTCATTAGAACTCGTGATGTCATATTCCATATAAAAACTGCGATCATACTTCTGGGCATTTTGTCGAACAAGAACTGCAACATCATCACGTAACATTTTTTGAAAAGGAAGATTTAGCTCTGAGACAAATCGTTGCAGAGCAACTCCGTCTATTCCATATTCTTTCATCCAACGAAAATGTGTATCAACTACTCCTGCTCGATCAGAGGCAAAAAGCATTGAAGGTTGGCCATTGCCCAGTACACCTAAACCTGTTTCTTGAAGATCATCAGCGTTGTATTCACGTACATCAGGATAAAGTTCAAATTTAATCTGACCTACAGAAGGTATTTGACCCGCGTTCCAATGTGTCCAAATTCCATTTTTGCTTAACTTTTGTGTGCTAAACCAACCCTGGTAGCCCGCGAATGTTTGCTGCAAAAATTCTTTATTTGGTGTTTTGGAAATTAAAGCTTTTGCATCCAGACTAAAAAAACCCGCAAATAAACATATGAAAAGAAAACGATGATTCATATCCCCTACCCTCTGATTCACGTTTTCGTTTTATTTAAGTTGAATGTAAAGAACTAAGAGAAAATTATAAACGTTACACGGCTAAAATGAATGAGATCACTCATTCGATTATGATTAATACCCCAGGCGGTGGAGCCTGGGGCAAAGAAGAAGTTCAAATCGAAAGTTAAAGAAATTTTAAACGACGTTTTTTGCCATTAATTTCAAACTAGTTTTCTTAAGATAAGCAATCATCAGTAGTGGAAGTGTTAAGAGTACAAGAGGAGGAGCGCCTGGGCCACCCTTTCCACTGTCTTTTGCATTAACTATTCCACAGCCCATCCCTTTTTCTGATGTTTTCTTTTGTGCAACACAAGCATGCTGTTCACAACCACTAGCAGGACATTCGGTAGTAACACCTGCAGAAAGATCATCAGTAGAATTATAAAGAGCAATATTCCATTTCATCGTTGTCGCCTCTGGATTTAAAGCGCAATAAGCGAGCATCAATTTTGAAAAAATACGATCAGTACACTCAGACTTTGCCTTACTTAATGCTGATACCTTGCCAATGTTATGTTTCACATGATCCACACTGATATCTGCAGAACTGTATGCTGGCAAATTGCCATCAAAAATAACACAGGATCCATATTGAACTGGTGGTGGCAACGTTGGCGTTGGCTCTGAAGCAGGTGCCCGCTCTGAAACTGACAGTACCGGCGTTGCGGCCGGTGTTGGCGCAGTTGTGGTCACAGGTGTTGGAGTTGCAACAGGTAGTGGCGCTGGTAATGATAATGGTGGCCTTGGACATGTATGAGAAACACATCCAGTTATTGCACATCCTGATATAGCATTGACAGGTTCGCCTGCAGAATAATATGCAGCAACTCCCCATTGTGCAGAAGTAATTTTTGGATTTGCTGTACAGTACACATCCATCAATTCTAGGAAAA
The DNA window shown above is from Oligoflexia bacterium and carries:
- a CDS encoding glycoside hydrolase family 71/99-like protein, whose amino-acid sequence is MNHRFLFICLFAGFFSLDAKALISKTPNKEFLQQTFAGYQGWFSTQKLSKNGIWTHWNAGQIPSVGQIKFELYPDVREYNADDLQETGLGVLGNGQPSMLFASDRAGVVDTHFRWMKEYGIDGVALQRFVSELNLPFQKMLRDDVAVLVRQNAQKYDRSFYMEYDITSSNEATLVSDIKKDWLELETKVLDSPQYAKHKGRPVIALWGFGYTDRPGTQEQALELIRWFHEKGFMVIGGVPYWWRQGINNSKANWLSTYLKFDMVQPWSVGVYASALELLNNHVKMHIDDKKLCDQYNVLYQRVIFPGFAWSNWNGGKFNMIPRAAGDLFWAQAYWTKKLGVSAFIAMFDEYDESTAIAKAAENASMSPVSQKFLTLDADGKNISSDFYLRVAGDITKLLRGEKQLTACLEQPYRLPESRTDKFKRVFRQKVSCSGIVKCLVK